The following are encoded in a window of Calonectris borealis chromosome 17, bCalBor7.hap1.2, whole genome shotgun sequence genomic DNA:
- the PKIG gene encoding cAMP-dependent protein kinase inhibitor gamma isoform X2 produces the protein MSEQGAKPPYAQKCHGCHAETNRTFSDLEALCARCKGGVLQAYRDAMEVESSTYTDFISCDRAGRRNAVHDIQRDATTISMRKLTEDLGDLAVEGAESQRDATSSENDPGARPKGQENSPSP, from the exons ATGTCTGAGCAGGGGGCTAAGCCGCCTTATGCCCAAAAGTGCCACGGATGCCATGCAGAGACGAACAGGACTTTCTCTGACCTAGAGGCCCTTTGCGCTCGCTGCAAAGGTGG CGTTTTGCAGGCGTATAGAGATGCAATGGAGGTAGAGTCCAGCACGTACACCGACTTTATTTCCTGCGATCGGGCTGGTCGGAGAAACGCTGTCCACGACATCCAACGAGATGCAACCACCATCAGCATGCGCAAGCTGACCGAGGACCTAGGTGACCTCGCCGTTGAAGGAGCAG aaagccaaagagaTGCCACTTCTTCTGAGAACGACCCTGGAGCAAGACCAAAGGGGCAAGAAAACAGCCCCTCCCCATGA
- the PKIG gene encoding cAMP-dependent protein kinase inhibitor gamma isoform X1, with amino-acid sequence MEVESSTYTDFISCDRAGRRNAVHDIQRDATTISMRKLTEDLGDLAVEGAESQRDATSSENDPGARPKGQENSPSP; translated from the exons ATGGAGGTAGAGTCCAGCACGTACACCGACTTTATTTCCTGCGATCGGGCTGGTCGGAGAAACGCTGTCCACGACATCCAACGAGATGCAACCACCATCAGCATGCGCAAGCTGACCGAGGACCTAGGTGACCTCGCCGTTGAAGGAGCAG aaagccaaagagaTGCCACTTCTTCTGAGAACGACCCTGGAGCAAGACCAAAGGGGCAAGAAAACAGCCCCTCCCCATGA
- the ADA gene encoding adenosine deaminase: MERGLCVFGDPKVELHVHLDGAIRPETILHFGRKRGVPLPGSTVDDLLKHVSYKTPLTLTQFLEKFNHYMPAIAGDREAVRRIAYELVEMKAKEGVIYVEVRYSPHLLANCRVDPIPWGQTEGDLTPDEVVNLVNQGLQDGERDFRIKARSILCCMRHMPSWSPEVVELCKKYRNNSVVAIDLAGDESLKVENSSEHKKAYEEAERCGIHRTVHAGEAGPPAMIKEAVYLLKAERIGHGYHVLEDPELYKELLRAKMHFEVCPWSSYLTGACLPDFGKHPVAQFRKDRANYSINTDDPLIFNSNIDKDYSIVKDYMGFTEEEFKRVNINAAQSSFLPEKEKQELLDTLYEAYGMVPNAS, from the exons GAAAAGAGGGGTTCCTCTCCCTGGCAGCACTGTTGATGACCTCCTGAAGCATGTCAGCTACAAAACACCACTGACACTTACCCAATTTCTAGAGAAGTTTAATCACTACATGCCTGCCATTGC GGGTGACCGCGAGGCGGTGAGGAGGATCGCCTACGAGCTCgtggaaatgaaagcaaaggaaggTGTCATCTACGTGGAGGTGCGGTACAGCCCTCACCTCCTGGCCAACTGCCGCGTGGATCCCATCCCCTGGGGCCAAACCGA GGGAGACCTCACTCCAGACGAAGTCGTTAACCTCGTAAATCAGGGACTACAGGATGGAGAAAGGGATTTCCGCATCAAAGCCAGGTCTATTCTATGCTGCATGCGCCATATGCCAA GCTGGTCTCCGGAGGTGGTGGAGCTCTGCAAGAAGTATCGAAACAACTCTGTGGTGGCCATCGACCTGGCTGGGGATGAGTCCCTGAAGGTGGAGAATTCCTCCGAGCATAAGAAGGCTTATGAG GAAGCTGAAAGATGCGGGATTCATCGTACTGTCCATGCTGGGGAGGCCGGCCCGCCTGCCATGATCAAGGAG GCAGTTTATCTCCTGAAGGCCGAGCGCATTGGCCATGGCTACCACGTCCTGGAGGACCCCGAGCTCTACAAGGAGCTGTTGAGAGCAAAGATGCATTTTGAG GTCTGCCCTTGGTCCAGTTATCTTACTGGAGCATGTCTTCCGGACTTCGGGAAACACCCCGTAGCACA ATTTAGGAAGGATCGCGCTAACTATTCTATAAACACGGATGACCCCCTCATCTTTAACTCCAATATTGACAAGGATTACAGCATAGTGAAGGACTACATGGGCTTCACTGAAGAGGAGTTCAAGAGAGTG aaCATCAACGCAGCTCAGTCCAGCTTCTTACctgagaaggaaaagcaggaacTGCTGGACACGCTGTATGAAGCCTATGGGATGGTCCCCAACGCATCATGA